The Pseudomonas asiatica genome has a segment encoding these proteins:
- a CDS encoding ArsC family reductase, whose protein sequence is MTYTLYGIKACDTMKKARTWLEDQAIAYEFHDYKAQGIDRDSLNRWCDEHGWEVILNRAGTTFRKLDDASKADLDQAKAVELMLAQPSMIKRPVLDLGARTLVGFKPDLYAAALA, encoded by the coding sequence ATGACCTACACGCTCTACGGCATCAAAGCCTGTGACACCATGAAAAAGGCACGTACCTGGCTCGAAGACCAGGCCATCGCCTACGAATTCCACGACTACAAGGCCCAAGGCATCGACCGTGACAGCCTGAACCGCTGGTGCGACGAACACGGCTGGGAAGTCATCCTCAACCGTGCCGGCACCACCTTCCGCAAGCTGGACGACGCCAGCAAGGCCGACCTCGACCAGGCCAAGGCCGTCGAGCTGATGCTGGCCCAGCCGTCGATGATCAAGCGCCCGGTGCTCGACCTTGGCGCGCGTACCCTGGTCGGCTTCAAGCCCGACCTGTACGCCGCTGCCCTGGCCTGA
- the graA gene encoding type II toxin-antitoxin system antitoxin GraA, protein MLKNGMRPIHPGEVLREDFQKEMGFSAAALARALGVATPTVNNILRERGGVSADMALRLSICLDTTPEFWLNLQTAFDLRTAEQQHGDEIIGSVQRLVA, encoded by the coding sequence ATGCTCAAGAACGGTATGCGTCCGATTCATCCCGGAGAAGTCCTGCGTGAGGACTTCCAGAAAGAAATGGGTTTCAGCGCCGCGGCACTGGCCCGGGCGCTAGGCGTTGCCACGCCAACCGTCAACAACATCCTGCGTGAACGGGGCGGTGTTTCCGCCGACATGGCGCTGCGCCTGTCCATCTGCCTGGACACCACCCCCGAGTTCTGGCTCAACCTGCAGACCGCCTTCGATCTGCGCACCGCCGAACAGCAACACGGTGATGAGATCATCGGTTCGGTACAGCGCCTGGTCGCTTGA
- a CDS encoding type II toxin-antitoxin system RelE/ParE family toxin, translating to MIRSFSCADTEALFTHGKTRRWSDIKSVAERKLAMLDAATELRDLRSPPGNRLEALSGNRAGQHSIRVNDQWRLCFIWTDNGPINVEIVDYH from the coding sequence ATGATTCGAAGCTTTAGCTGTGCCGACACGGAAGCACTTTTTACTCATGGAAAGACACGGCGTTGGTCAGATATCAAGTCAGTTGCGGAACGCAAACTGGCCATGCTCGATGCCGCAACAGAGCTGCGAGACCTTCGGTCGCCACCTGGCAACCGTCTCGAGGCATTGAGCGGCAACCGTGCAGGCCAGCACAGTATCCGTGTCAATGACCAATGGCGCCTGTGCTTTATCTGGACCGACAACGGGCCGATTAACGTTGAAATTGTCGATTACCACTGA
- a CDS encoding Na+/H+ antiporter codes for MQSAYTVLILLTLVSVSKLVGRMIPLPLPLVQIAAGALLAWPTLGLHVALDPELFLFLFLPPLLFADGWRIPKRELWRIRGPVVALAVGLVLFTVVGAGYFIHWLLPSIPLPVAFALAAVLSPTDAVAVSAITQDRLPTPLMHMLQGEALMNDASGLVTFKFALAAAITGVFSLTDASFSFVLVALGGLAVGVALSWLIGRLRAWMIARGWDDPATHVVFMLLLPFAAYVLAERLGVSGILSAVAAGMMQSWLDLLPRQTSTRLLNRSVWSLLEFAFNGLIFLLLGLQLPDIIKAVVSHEPTVWPTLAWRCLDVVAIFVALILLRFIWVQSIWRSIGVVRRWRGKPALVLMPTARSCWLLTLGGVRGAVTLAGVMSIPLLMGAGKAFPERDLLIFIAAGVILLSLISACIALPLLLRGVTKSPDERLHQEVQEAWRRTAEAAIHALEAEEVIDSNAPQDAAQATLATELKARLMAEYRDELDSYNDSAEAKALAEQMDLLERRLRLRALRAQRLELYELHRQHLVGDEVVRQVLGELDMSEANLGSVR; via the coding sequence ATGCAGTCCGCCTACACCGTCCTCATCCTGCTGACGCTGGTCAGCGTGTCGAAGCTGGTCGGCCGCATGATTCCGCTGCCCTTGCCGCTGGTACAGATCGCCGCCGGCGCCTTGCTTGCGTGGCCGACACTGGGCCTGCATGTGGCACTGGACCCCGAGCTGTTCCTGTTCCTGTTCCTGCCGCCGTTGCTGTTCGCCGACGGCTGGCGCATTCCCAAGCGCGAGTTGTGGCGCATTCGTGGGCCGGTGGTGGCGCTGGCCGTGGGTCTGGTGCTGTTTACCGTGGTCGGGGCCGGTTACTTCATTCACTGGCTGCTGCCGAGCATCCCGCTGCCCGTGGCCTTCGCCCTGGCCGCAGTGTTGTCGCCAACCGACGCCGTGGCGGTTTCGGCCATTACCCAGGACCGCCTGCCCACCCCGCTGATGCACATGCTCCAGGGCGAGGCCCTGATGAACGATGCCTCGGGCCTGGTGACCTTCAAGTTCGCCCTGGCGGCGGCGATCACCGGGGTGTTCTCGCTGACCGACGCAAGCTTCAGCTTCGTACTGGTCGCCCTGGGCGGCCTGGCGGTGGGCGTGGCCCTGAGCTGGCTGATCGGCCGCCTGCGTGCCTGGATGATCGCCCGCGGCTGGGACGACCCGGCCACCCACGTGGTGTTCATGTTGCTGCTGCCGTTCGCTGCCTACGTGCTGGCCGAGCGCCTGGGCGTGTCGGGCATCCTTTCGGCGGTAGCGGCTGGCATGATGCAGAGCTGGCTCGACCTGCTGCCACGGCAGACCAGCACGCGCCTGCTCAACCGCAGCGTGTGGTCACTGCTGGAGTTCGCTTTCAACGGCCTGATCTTCCTGCTGCTGGGCCTGCAGTTGCCGGACATCATCAAGGCCGTGGTCAGCCATGAACCCACCGTCTGGCCGACCCTGGCCTGGCGCTGCCTGGACGTGGTGGCGATCTTTGTGGCGCTGATCTTGCTGCGGTTCATCTGGGTCCAGAGCATCTGGCGCTCGATCGGTGTGGTACGCCGCTGGCGCGGCAAGCCGGCGCTGGTGCTGATGCCCACGGCGCGCTCCTGCTGGTTGCTGACCCTGGGTGGTGTGCGCGGTGCGGTCACCCTGGCCGGTGTGATGTCGATCCCGTTGCTGATGGGAGCAGGCAAGGCCTTCCCGGAGCGTGACCTGCTGATCTTCATTGCGGCCGGGGTGATCCTGCTGTCGTTGATCAGTGCCTGTATCGCGTTGCCGCTGTTGCTGCGCGGGGTGACCAAGAGCCCGGACGAGCGCTTGCACCAGGAGGTGCAGGAGGCCTGGCGACGCACGGCCGAGGCGGCGATCCATGCGCTGGAGGCAGAGGAAGTGATCGACAGCAATGCGCCGCAGGATGCCGCGCAGGCGACCCTGGCGACCGAGTTGAAGGCGCGCTTGATGGCGGAATACCGCGATGAGCTGGATAGCTACAACGACAGTGCCGAGGCCAAGGCGCTGGCCGAGCAGATGGACCTGCTGGAGCGGCGTTTGCGCTTGCGGGCGCTGCGGGCGCAGCGGCTGGAGCTGTATGAGCTGCATCGCCAGCATCTGGTGGGGGATGAAGTGGTGCGGCAGGTGCTGGGTGAGCTGGATATGAGTGAAGCGAACCTAGGGTCAGTCAGGTAG
- the dapC gene encoding succinyldiaminopimelate transaminase has product MNHALTQLQPYPFEKLRALLGSVAPAADKRAIALSIGEPKHESPAFVAQAMADNLDKLAVYPSTIGLPALRQAIGQWCERRFGVPAGWLDADRHILPVNGTREALFAFTQAVVNRADDGLVVSPNPFYQIYEGAALLAGATPHYLPCLESNGFNPDFDAVPAEVWKRCQILFLCSPGNPTGALVPMDTLKKLIALADEHDFVIAADECYSELYFDEDAPPPGLLTACAELGRNDFKRCVVFHSLSKRSNLPGLRSGFVAGDAEIIKPFLLYRTYHGCAMPVQTQLASIAAWQDEAHVRENRDQYRAKYDAVLDILQPVLDVQRPDGSFYLWAKVPGGDAEFTRDLFEAQHVTVVPGSYLSREVDGVNPGAGRVRMALVAPLAECIEAAERIREFLQNR; this is encoded by the coding sequence ATGAACCATGCCTTGACCCAGCTTCAGCCCTACCCGTTCGAGAAACTTCGCGCCCTGCTGGGCAGCGTTGCACCTGCGGCGGACAAGCGCGCCATCGCCCTGTCGATCGGTGAGCCGAAGCACGAATCGCCGGCGTTCGTCGCCCAGGCCATGGCCGACAACCTCGACAAGCTGGCGGTGTACCCGAGCACCATCGGCCTGCCCGCCCTGCGCCAGGCCATCGGCCAGTGGTGCGAGCGGCGCTTCGGCGTACCGGCCGGATGGCTGGATGCCGACCGCCACATCCTGCCGGTCAACGGTACCCGTGAAGCGCTGTTCGCCTTCACCCAGGCCGTGGTCAACCGCGCCGATGACGGCCTGGTGGTCAGCCCCAACCCGTTCTACCAGATCTACGAAGGCGCAGCGCTGCTGGCCGGTGCCACCCCGCACTACCTGCCGTGCCTGGAAAGCAACGGTTTCAACCCCGACTTCGACGCCGTGCCGGCTGAAGTGTGGAAGCGTTGCCAGATCCTGTTCCTGTGCTCGCCGGGCAACCCCACCGGCGCACTGGTGCCGATGGACACCCTGAAGAAGCTGATTGCCCTGGCCGACGAGCACGACTTCGTGATTGCCGCCGACGAGTGCTACAGCGAGCTGTACTTCGACGAGGATGCCCCGCCACCAGGCCTGCTGACTGCCTGTGCGGAACTGGGCCGCAACGACTTCAAGCGCTGCGTGGTATTCCACAGCCTGTCCAAGCGCTCCAACCTGCCGGGCCTGCGCTCGGGCTTCGTCGCCGGTGACGCCGAGATCATCAAGCCGTTCCTGCTGTACCGTACCTATCACGGTTGCGCCATGCCGGTACAAACCCAGCTGGCCAGCATCGCTGCCTGGCAGGACGAGGCGCATGTGCGCGAGAACCGCGACCAGTACCGCGCCAAGTACGATGCCGTGCTGGATATCCTGCAGCCGGTGCTGGACGTGCAGCGACCGGATGGCAGCTTCTACCTGTGGGCCAAGGTACCCGGCGGCGATGCCGAGTTCACCCGCGACCTGTTCGAGGCCCAGCATGTGACGGTGGTGCCGGGGTCGTACCTGTCGCGCGAAGTGGATGGCGTGAACCCGGGCGCCGGGCGCGTGCGCATGGCACTGGTTGCACCGCTGGCCGAGTGCATCGAGGCGGCGGAGCGGATTCGCGAGTTCCTGCAAAACCGCTGA